Below is a window of Paraburkholderia kururiensis DNA.
CCTGCAAGGCCGCCACCGCATGGCCTTCCGTGTTGGTAAAGCTGCGGCTCACGGATTCGAGCCGCAGCTCTTCAAAGTGACGATTCATCGTGCGTTCCTCGTCTTTCCGTCCGGTATGGGGGCAGCCCCGTGGTGGGCTGGTTCGGTCTGGTCTGGTATAGCGCGGCCGGCGCGTATGACACTCCTGACACACCCCTGGCGCCGGCCTTACGTGTCGATGTCGCGACAGCGGCGCCGCGCTGGGCGCCTTGCCTATCTACTTGGTCTTCTGTGCGCCGATCTCGCGGTCCCACTTCTGGAACGCGGCCACCATGGCCTGCGCGGAGAGCGGCAGTGCGTACGGACGCTCGGCAATCAGCTTCGGATACTCGGGCCGGCCGTACTTCTTGAGCACGTCCTGGCTGTGCGCCGGCGCCTGTTCGAGCGTTACGCCCTTCACAGCGGGACCGGGATAGAAGTAGCCGTCGTCCCAGGTCAGCGCCTGCTGCGCGGGCTCGAGCATGAAGTTCATCAGCTTGAAGAGCACGTCGAGCTTTTCCTTCGGCACGCCCTTCGGAATGACCATGTAGTGCGCGTCGTTCACCCACGTCATGTTGTCGAAGGACTGCACGCGATAGTCGGCCGGCACGATGCCGAGCGCACGCGGATTGATGTCCCAGCCCGTCACGGTCACGGTCATGTCGCGCGTGCCTTCGCCCAGTTCCTTCATCACCGCCGACGTACCGCCCGGGTAGTACGGAATGCAGTCGTTGAGCTGCTTGAGGAAGGCCCACGTCTTGTCCCAGCCGTGGATCGGGTCCATGGGGTCCTTGTCGCCCAGCACGTAGGGCAGGCCCATCAGGAAGGTGCGACCCGGTCCCGAATTGGCCGGACGCGCGTAGATCAGGCGGTCGGGATGCGCCTTGCACCAACGCAGCAGTTGGTCGGGCGTCTTCGGCGGATTGCTGACCTTCGCGGGGTTGTACTCGATGAGCGGCCCTGCGGGCATGTACGCGACTTCGAGCCCGAAGCCCTGCGCGAGATCCTGCATCTTGCGGGGGCCCGGCGCGTAGCGGTCCAGCACGCCGGGGAACGCCGACGCCTGGTCGGGCAGGAGCTTGAGCCAGAGGTTCTGTTCGATGCCGGCCGCCAGAGCGTCTGTGCCGGTGAGCACGAGATCGATGTCGGAACGGCCGGCCGCCTGCATCGCCTTGATCTTGCCCGGCAGTTGCGGCGCCGGCGCGTTGGTGTACGTGATGTTCGACACCATGTTCGGGTACTTCGCCTTGAACGCCTCGAAGCCCTTTTGCGTGAGCTGGAGGTCGCCCGCCACGTCGACGATGTTGAGCGTCACGGCGTCCGCCGCGCGCGCGGCAGGAACCTGCGTGGCCACGCCCATCACTGCAACGGCGCACGTTGCCAACAGCCTGACCGACCATCTGCCAGAAAAGGTCATCGCATCTCCTCGGTTGTTCTCTTGATGTGGGCGCCGTGGACGGTGCGGATGAGACGCAGCAGGTTCGCACGGCGTCCTGCCACCGGTCCCCGGTTAGCGCAAAATAACGAACGCCCGGCGCCGATGTCAAGCAAATTATCCGCACGGGATGGCGCCATTAAAGTCGGCCTGAGCGCACACAAGCCCTTTACTGGCAAGGCTTTCACCTATCATGCAGCACGCAGACGGGACGACGGCCTGGTAGTGGAAACCTTTACTTGTTTGGCAACTTGACGGAGGGGCGCGCGGTCCGTTTCAACCGCCCTTCACGCCCTGTGTGTTCACGTAAAGCGCGTAAAGGCCGTGGCTTGCCGCCATGAAAAGACGATTGCGGTGGCGCCCGCCAAAGCAGACGTTCGCGCAGCGCTCAGGCAGCGCGATATGGCCGATGGCCTCGCCCTGCGGCGTGAACACACGCACGCCGTCGAGTTCGTCGGTGCCCATGCCCCAGCCGCACCAGAGATTGCCGTGGATATCCACGCGAAAGCCGTCGGGCGTGCCGGCGCCGGCGTCGATCACCACACGATTGTTCGAGAGCGTGCGGCCGTCGCGGCCCACGTCGAACGCGCGAATCTTGCGCGGCTCGGAACGCGACTCGACCACATAAAGAATCGACTCGTCGGGCGAAAAGGCGAGACCGTTCGGGCCGAGCACGTCGTCGATCACGACGGTTACCTCGGCCGACTGCGGATCGACGCGATAGACGCATGCAGGCAGTTCCGACGGCTGCTTCTCGCCCTCGTAAAAGCCGTCGATGCCGAAGGTGGGGTCCGTGAACCAGATCGACCCGTCGGACTTCACGACGATGTCGTTCGGTGAATTGAAGCGCTTGCCGCGATAGCGGTCCGCGATCACGGTGAGGGTGCCGTCGTACTCCGTGCGCGTGACGCGGCGCGTGAGGTGTTCGCAGGTCACGAGCCGGCCTTCGCGGTCGCGCGTGTTGCCGTTCGCGTTGTTCGACGGCTGGCGAAAGGCGCTCACGGCGCCCGTTTCCTCGTCCCAACGCAGGATGCGGTTGTTCGGAATGTCGCTCCACAGCAGATAGCGGCCGTCGCCGAACCAGACCGGACCTTCGGACCACCGCGCGCCCTGATAAAGGCACTCCACCGACGCCGACGCAAGCCGCAAGGCCGTGAAGCGCGGATCGAGCACGCGGATGGCGGGGTCGGGATAGCGGCGGCTGGTGAGGTCGGTCATGGTGAAGGACAAGCGAGGGCGAGATGCGACGCCCGTGTCGAAGAACGTTGCGGGAAGCGCAGCGATACGGACAGAAACGGGCCGGCAGCGCGGGCCGGCAAGGCGAGCCGACGAACCGCGGCGACTTCGATGCCACCACCGCCGCGATGCGCTACCCGGCTCCGGCCACGACCGCTCAGTCGCGTCCCAGCTGACCGTCGCGCAAACGCCAGAGCTTCAGCGGATTGCCGTCCTGCACCGCTTCGGGCAGCAGCTCGGCCGGCAGGTCCTGATAGCAGACCGGGCGCAGGAAGCGATCGATCGCGGTCGCACCCACCGACGTGGCGCGCGGGTCGCTCGTTGCGGGGAATGGTCCGCCGTGAACCATCGCGTAGCACACCTCGACGCCGGTCGGGTACCCGTTCGCCAGGATGCGGCCCACCTTGCGCTCCAGCGTGGGCAGCAGGCCACGCACGAGTTCGTAGTCGTCCGGTTCGATCTGCAGCGTGGCCGTGAGCTGGCCTTCGATCTGCTCGGCCACCTTCATCATTTCGCCCACGTCGGCGCACGTCACGATCAGCGAAGTCGGCCCGAAGATCTCGTCTTCCAGCGCGTGCGTGGCGAGGAACTGGGCCGCCGTGGTGGTGAACAGCGCGGGCAGCGCGGAGCACGACGCGTCGCTCGGCGTGCCTTGCGCCACGCTCTTCACGCCGCTCGTTTCGGCGCGCTGCGCGACGCCTTCGCGGTACGCGGCTGCAATGCCCGCAGTCAGCATGGTCTGCGCGCCCTTCTTCGCAAGCGCCTGAGCGGCGGCGTCGATGAAGCCCTGGGTATGCGGTCCGTTGAGCACGATGACGAGGCCCGGATTCGTGCAGAACTGGCCGACGCCCAGCGTGACCGATTCCACGAAGCCGTTCGCGATCGAATCGGCGCGCGCGGCCAGTGCGCCCGGCATCACGAACACCGGGTTGATGCTGCTCATTTCCGCGAAGACGGGGATCGGTTCGCGACGCTTCGACGCGATGTCGGCCAGCGCCAGACCGCCGCGGCGCGAACCCGTGAAGCCCACTGACTTGATGGCGGGATGCGCGACCAGCGCTTCGCCGATCTCGTTGCCGGCGCCGATCACGAGCGAGAACGTGCCTTCATGCAGACCGCAGTCCGCTACGGCCTTCTGGATCGCGCGGCCCACCAGTTCGGACGTGCCGAGGTGCGCCGGGTGCGCCTTCACGACCACCGGGCAGCCGGCCGCGAACGCGGACGCCGTGTCGCCGCCCGCCACCGAAAACGCAAGCGGGAAGTTGCTGGCGCCGAACACCGCAACCGGACCGACGGGAATCTTCTGCATGCGCAGGTCCGAGCGCGGCAACGGCTTGCGATCGGGCATCGCCGAATCCAACGTGGCCGTGAGCCAGCGGCCTTCGCGCACGAGCGACGCAAAGAGCTTCAACTGCCCCACCGTGCGCCCGCGCTCGCCTTCCAGACGGGCCCGCGGCAAGGCCGACTCGGCCTGGGCGCGCTCGATCAACGTGTCGCCGAGCGCGAGGATGTTCTCGGCAATGGCTTCCAGAAAACGCGCCCGCGTTTCGAGCGGCGCGCTGCGATACGCGTCGAAGGCCTGCGCGGCCAGCTCACACGCGCGCTCCACCTCAGTAACGCTGCCCGCGCCGAACGTCGGCTCGATCTCGGCATTGCGCGCGGGGTCGAAGGCGCGCAACGTGCCCTTCGTACCTCGTACGGCGCTCGCGCCGATCAGCATCTCTCCGGTAATCTGCATCGTGAAACTCCTGTGAAGCGCCAGTGGCCGCGGTACCTGTCACGGCACCGTCATGTCCGCCCGACGCATAGTGTGTGGAAGAGGGTTATGCCGGCTGGCCACGCGTAGTGACCGGCCAGCGAAGACCAGTCGCGCCGCGGGGCCTCGCGTGTGCCCTGCGGGCGTCTGCCTGGCTGCACACCGCGGGCGCCGAACCGATCCGTCGGCTCGTGCCGTGCCGGCAAGGCATCCGTTCGGACGCAGTCGGCGGCCGAACCGTTATCAGCAGGCCCGGGATTGGCCCGGGTGCATCCAGCCCTGCTCCTGCTCGAACGCAAGCAACGCCTGCGCCGCCGCCTGGATATTCGCATGATCCGACGCCGGCGTCGAACTCAGCAACGGCAACATGGCGCCCATGTCGGCAATGCCTGAGAACGTGACAGCATCGTGAAGCACGCGGATCAACGAAATCTCGTCGCGCAGCGTTTCCAGCGGCATGAACGCATCGTAGATTCCCGCGGCCTCGCCCAGCCCGTTTTGCTGCGCGGCGCGCAGCAAGGCCATGACGGCGCGCGGCGCGATGCAGCCCGAACCCGTCGTCCATGAGGCAAGACCGAAATCGCGGACATGCACGAGCGCGGGCCGCTCGCCCATACCCGAAATCACCTTCGCCCGATTCACGCTTTGCAGCAGACGGCGCAGCCAGGGGTCGTCGGCCGGATCGTCGCGCACGATCGCGTACTTCACCGCAATCAATGTGCCCCTGTCGACGAGCCGCGCGAGCGTGTCGACGTCCACATAGTCTTCGCTCTTCACGTACAGCGTGAGCGGAATACCGGCAATGTCGGCAATGCGCGCGAGCCCTGTCTCGACGCCTTCCGGCGTGGTGAAACCGCCGAGCGGCAACACCATCGCGGTACGGTATGGCGTCTGCGAGAGAATGCGCGCCTGGTCGAGCATCTTGCCGTAGTCGGGCCCGATGGCCGGAATCACGCGGGTGGCATCGCCGGCACTCGTCGCCAGCATGTCTAGCAACTCGCGATACTCGCTCACCGGCACGTGGTACAGGTTCGCATTGCCCCCGTACAGCAGCGTGCGCACGCCGCCTGCCTCGATGTGCCGGATCAGCTTGAGGTTCTGCGCCTCGTCGAGCGTGTAGTCGCTGCGACGCGCCAGCGGCGGCACGGCCATCACCGTGGCGGCGAATTCGCTTTCGACGATCGGAGAGACGTTCATGACACCTCGGCAAGCGTGTTCGGGATGCCGCAGTGTGGCACCTTCGCGCGTCAGTTGTCAAACAAGTTTGAGGCGCGGCGCCGAGGCATGGCGGGTACGGCGGATTCGGAATATTGCGATGAAGCACTGCCGAATATATTGGCCCTGCACATGATTAATTCTTTCAGCCGAATATTGGCTCGCGATCAAAGCAAAATATTCTTTTTGAAGTTCTAATCCGCCGATGGTGTTTTAAACCCGCGTGTCCCGTGCGCAACATTGGGCGATTTGCAGCGGAAATTTGCGTCTTGCGCAAGGCGACCTGTAATAATCACGGGCAAATCATCTGCAACGCACATACCAGTCGTCTGGCCGTCCCATGCGCAAAGGCCGTGGCTGGCTGTCGCCGCCGCGGCGTGTGGCCTGTTACGTAAGCCGGAGCAGCGCGGCAACGTCAATACGTGGAACAAAAACGACCGCACTGAAATTTAGTGATAAATTGTTACAACCTGAAGAGGGGGGCGCAACCCTCCCCGCGCCGCCTGCGGCATTGGCCAGCCGCGAATCGAGAGTAATACCGTGCCGCTACATTTCATTGAGCAGATGTCGCCGATACTGGCCGCATCCGACGAGACGCAATGGTTCGACGCCGTTGCCGGTCTCGCCGGCTCGTGGGGCTTCAGTCAGGTTCTGCTCGCCATTCTGCCGCGCCCGGGCATGCGCCTCGAGGACGCCTACGTGCGCAGCAACTACGCGTCGACGTGGCGGCAGGCCTATACGGATCAGGGCTTTGCCTATATCGATCCAACTGTCTCGCACTGCACGACGCACTCGTCGCCGCTCGTGTGGTCGCCTGATCTGTTCGCTACCACGCCACAGAAGTCCATGTACGAAGAAGCGACCGCACATGGCCTGCGCGCCGGCGTGACGCTACCCATTCACGGGCCGCGTCAGGAAGCCGGCATGCTGTGCTTCGTGAACGATTCGAATCCGAACGACAAGTTCTGGCAGCACATCGACACTGCACTGCCGAACCTCGGTATTGATGCGCGACCTCGTGATCGACACGAGTCAGCGCCATTTGAGCGCGCACGCGCAGACGCTCATTCCCAAACTCACCCCGCGCGAGCGCGAATGCCTGAAGTGGACTGCGCTCGGCAAATCCACGTGGGAGATTTCACACATCCTCAATTGCTCCGAGGCTGTGGTGAATTTCCACATGAAAAACATTCGCGCGAAATTCGGTGTCAATTCACGGCGGGCAGCCGCCGTGATCGCCACTCAGTTGGGCCTTATAGATCCGGGCTGATCGAGCCGTCCGAATCACGACGGAACAGCATGCGCTCCGCCCTGCCCAGATCTCCGTCCGAGATCGTCTTGTTGAAATAAAGTCCCAGCAGAATCGATACCGGCGCCGGAATTTCCGCGCCCGATTCAAAGCGGCTTCCACGCGATTGCGTCACGCCAAAGCGCGCCCAGAAACGCCGCTGGCTTTCCTTCTTCCGTTTGCGGTACGCAATGATCTGCACGCGGTCGATCGCCGATGCCAGTTCTGCCGTCGTCCGCACTTGTCCCGTCGCGGGTTGCCAGTGATTTTCCAGAAGTTCCATGGTGGTCCCTGCCCGTTATGCCTGTTGATTAATTGCTGCCGGACCGATTCTCCGCACTTGCGCGCACGCGCGCACCTATCCAGGTAGGTAGGTAGTTTTTCTACCCAAAATGCATAACTTTCGACACGTATTTGGGCCATCAACACGTGTCGGGAGAACGTCATGCAAGCAACAATCCGGATCGGTTTGCGGCAGGAATTCGATAACGAACATATCAACGAAATGTACCGGCTCAGGGCCCGCGTATTCCGCGACCGCATGGGCTGGGATATTCCCACCATTGCAGGCATGGAGATCGACGGCTACGACGCGCTCGGGCCGCATTACATGCTGATTCAGGAGCCGGCGGGCGAGGTGCGGGGATGCTGGCGGCTGATGCCCACCGAAGGGCCGAACATGCTGCGCGACACCTTCCCGCAATTGCTGGCGGGCAAGGCTGCGCCCGCTGGACGGACCATCTGGGAGCTGAGCCGCTTTGCCATCGAAGCGGGCGGGGACCAATCGTTCGGTTTTGCCGACGTAACCATGCACGCCATCCACGCGCTCGTGACCTTCGCGGACCGCATGGGCATTACGCGTTACGTCACGGTGACGACGACGCCCATCGAGCGTCTGCTGCGCCGCACCGGCATCGAGTTGGCGCGGCTCGGGCCGCCCATGCGCATCGGCACGGAAAACGCCATTGCGCTCGATATCGCGGTGAGCCCGCAAACCCGCGTGGCGCTGTTCGGACCGATGGCAGCGGCTGCATGACGGTGGTCTGACAATCGAACCGGGCGGCTGCCGCCGCAAGCAGCCGCCCGCCGTGAAAGCCGCTCAGCCGGCTCGCGGAGCGCGCCGGAACGTGATGTGCGAAATGCGGCGCACGATCAGCACGGCCGCGAACGCGGCGCAGCCGGTCAACACCACACCAATGTGAATCGACTGCACGAGGATGTGCCTGACGGCCTCCATGAGCGCGGGACCGTCCAGTCCGGCGGCCCGCAGCTGGTTCAGCAGACTGTCGCGCAGCCCTTCGTCGATGAGGATTCGCGGATCGCCCAACTCCGGCTGCCAGCGCGCCGCCGCCGGCTTGCCGAGCACCTGCAGCGCGTCCTCCACGCCCGAGGCGTAATGCCGGTTCACGATGGTCGCCACAATGCTCGTGCCCAGCATGCCGCCCACCATGCGCGTGGATTGCAGCAGCGCCGTGGTGATGCCGAAACGCTCCCGTCCGGCAATCTCCTGGCCGAAGACGTTGAGGTTGTTGAGGATGAAACCCAAGCCGATGCCCACGGCCGACATCGCCACCTCGAGCCACAGATGCGGCGTGGACTGCGTCGCGAGCGCGAGACCCGCGGAGGCCGCGACAAGCAACGCAAAGCCGATCGAGAGAATCAGCGTGGGCTTCGGCAAATGAATCACGATGCGCGTGTTGATGAGGCTGCCAATGGCGATACACGCGGCAATCGGCGTAGCGAGGAGGCCCGCCTGCTGGGGCGACAGCCCGAAGCCGCCTTGCAGCAGCAGCGGCGCGAAGAAGATCAGCGAGAACATCACGAAGCCCGAAAGCGTGGAGAGCATGAAGAGCGTCACGATCTGCGCGTCGCGAAAGAGGTCGAGCGGGATGATGGGATGTGTCGCACGCCGCTCGCACGCCAGCAGTGCCGCTGTCCCGCCCACGACCACGGCCGCGAGAATCAGGTTACCCGTGGTAAAGCCGTCCTTCGGCACCGCCTCGATGAACACCTGAAAGCAGCCGAGCACCAGCGCCACCAGCGCCGCGCCGCCCCAGTCGATGCGCACCTCGCCCGTGCGTTCGCGTCGGTAAGACGGCAGATGCGCCCAGATGAAGTAGAACGCGAGCACGCCCACCGGCAGGTTGACGAAGAACGTGGACCGCCAGCCGAAATGCTCGCTCAGCCAGCCCCCGAGCGACGGCCCCGCCGCCGTGCCGATGCCGTACGCCGCCGCCATGACGACCTGCCAGCGCACACGGGCACGCGGGTCCGGAAACAGATCGGGAATGGAAGCGAAAGCGGTGCCCACCATCATGCCGCCGCCCACGCCTTGCAGCCCGCGCGCGATGGCGAGGAACGGCATGCTGGTGGCAAGGCCGCACAGCACGGAAGCCAACGTGAACACGATCACTGCGGCAAGCACGAAGCGCTTGCGGCCAAAGTAGTCGCCCAGCCGACCGAACACCGGCACGGTCACGACAGAGGCCAGCAGATAGGCGCTCGCGATCCACGCGTAGTACTCGAAGCCGTGCAGCTCCGCGACGATGGACGGCAGCGCGGTACTCACCACGGTCTGGTCGAGCGCGACCAGCATGTTGACGAGACCGATGCCCAGCATGGCGAGCAGCGCGTGACGAAAAGGCAGGGAGGCAGAGGTAGAGGAAGGCGAAGTCACTTCAGGGCGGCGCAAATGATGCGCGAAAAAGACGCAAGGGAAAGAGCAGGTCCTCAAGCGAGCCCGCGGCCAGGTCCAACGGACCGATCCTCGGCGCAAGCCCGCGGACCGAACCCGGCGGACAGGCCCGGCGCGCCGGAAAACCGGCCGCGCCGTGCGATCACGAACCGAACATCCGGTCTCGTGCGTTCTCCAGATGGCGACGCATGGCGTCGGCCGCGCCCGCCGCGTCGTGACGGCGAATGGCCTCCAGCACCGCGAGATGCTCGGCCTGAACCATGCGCTGACGCTCGATCGTCTTCACCAGCGAAAGGTTGCGCGACAGATTCATGCTGAACACGATCTGTTCTTCGATGAAGGACATTACCGTAATAAAAAACTGGTTTCGAGACGCGCGGGCCACGGCGAGATGGAACGTAAAGTCGTCTTTCGCACCGATGCCCTGCGTTTGCACCACACGCTCGAGATCGTCCCACGCCTGCTGGATGGCCTCGATGTCTTCGGGCTCAGCCTGCTGCGCGGCGAGCGCGGCGGCGCCAGCCTCGGTCACCACGCGGAATTCGTAGCAGCGGCGAATGTCCGAGAGAGTTTCGAGCGGCGCAAAGCGACGCACGTCGGGATCGGGCCGACGCGCAACCGTCGTTCCAGAACCGTGCCGCGTCACCACGATGCCGTCCGCGCGCAGCCGGGCCAGCGCCTCGCGCACCGTGGGCCGCGACGTCTCGAAACGCTCCGCGAGGGCGTGCTCGGTGGGCAGCCGGTCGCCCTCCTTGTACTCGCCTTCGAGAATGCGGTTGAGAATGTCCGTGTAGATCTGTTCCGGCAGACCGGTCGCCTTACGTTCGCTCGCCATGGTCGCTTGCTTGTGATCGTCGCCTGTCGTGGTCGCGGGTCGAAGCAACAGCGGCGTACAGCCGCCAGCTTGTCAAAAATTGGTGTCGATTGTAAGGCAAACCCGGCCGCGCTCATGCGCAAAGATGCGGCCGCGTCGATCGATTTGCGGTCGGAAGGCCGAACGCAAGCACCTGAGAGGGACGCCGGCCGCTCGGCTCGACTT
It encodes the following:
- a CDS encoding SMP-30/gluconolactonase/LRE family protein, with protein sequence MTDLTSRRYPDPAIRVLDPRFTALRLASASVECLYQGARWSEGPVWFGDGRYLLWSDIPNNRILRWDEETGAVSAFRQPSNNANGNTRDREGRLVTCEHLTRRVTRTEYDGTLTVIADRYRGKRFNSPNDIVVKSDGSIWFTDPTFGIDGFYEGEKQPSELPACVYRVDPQSAEVTVVIDDVLGPNGLAFSPDESILYVVESRSEPRKIRAFDVGRDGRTLSNNRVVIDAGAGTPDGFRVDIHGNLWCGWGMGTDELDGVRVFTPQGEAIGHIALPERCANVCFGGRHRNRLFMAASHGLYALYVNTQGVKGG
- a CDS encoding FadR/GntR family transcriptional regulator yields the protein MASERKATGLPEQIYTDILNRILEGEYKEGDRLPTEHALAERFETSRPTVREALARLRADGIVVTRHGSGTTVARRPDPDVRRFAPLETLSDIRRCYEFRVVTEAGAAALAAQQAEPEDIEAIQQAWDDLERVVQTQGIGAKDDFTFHLAVARASRNQFFITVMSFIEEQIVFSMNLSRNLSLVKTIERQRMVQAEHLAVLEAIRRHDAAGAADAMRRHLENARDRMFGS
- a CDS encoding aldehyde dehydrogenase (NADP(+)), whose protein sequence is MQITGEMLIGASAVRGTKGTLRAFDPARNAEIEPTFGAGSVTEVERACELAAQAFDAYRSAPLETRARFLEAIAENILALGDTLIERAQAESALPRARLEGERGRTVGQLKLFASLVREGRWLTATLDSAMPDRKPLPRSDLRMQKIPVGPVAVFGASNFPLAFSVAGGDTASAFAAGCPVVVKAHPAHLGTSELVGRAIQKAVADCGLHEGTFSLVIGAGNEIGEALVAHPAIKSVGFTGSRRGGLALADIASKRREPIPVFAEMSSINPVFVMPGALAARADSIANGFVESVTLGVGQFCTNPGLVIVLNGPHTQGFIDAAAQALAKKGAQTMLTAGIAAAYREGVAQRAETSGVKSVAQGTPSDASCSALPALFTTTAAQFLATHALEDEIFGPTSLIVTCADVGEMMKVAEQIEGQLTATLQIEPDDYELVRGLLPTLERKVGRILANGYPTGVEVCYAMVHGGPFPATSDPRATSVGATAIDRFLRPVCYQDLPAELLPEAVQDGNPLKLWRLRDGQLGRD
- a CDS encoding MFS transporter, which codes for MLGIGLVNMLVALDQTVVSTALPSIVAELHGFEYYAWIASAYLLASVVTVPVFGRLGDYFGRKRFVLAAVIVFTLASVLCGLATSMPFLAIARGLQGVGGGMMVGTAFASIPDLFPDPRARVRWQVVMAAAYGIGTAAGPSLGGWLSEHFGWRSTFFVNLPVGVLAFYFIWAHLPSYRRERTGEVRIDWGGAALVALVLGCFQVFIEAVPKDGFTTGNLILAAVVVGGTAALLACERRATHPIIPLDLFRDAQIVTLFMLSTLSGFVMFSLIFFAPLLLQGGFGLSPQQAGLLATPIAACIAIGSLINTRIVIHLPKPTLILSIGFALLVAASAGLALATQSTPHLWLEVAMSAVGIGLGFILNNLNVFGQEIAGRERFGITTALLQSTRMVGGMLGTSIVATIVNRHYASGVEDALQVLGKPAAARWQPELGDPRILIDEGLRDSLLNQLRAAGLDGPALMEAVRHILVQSIHIGVVLTGCAAFAAVLIVRRISHITFRRAPRAG
- a CDS encoding acyl-homoserine-lactone synthase, whose product is MQATIRIGLRQEFDNEHINEMYRLRARVFRDRMGWDIPTIAGMEIDGYDALGPHYMLIQEPAGEVRGCWRLMPTEGPNMLRDTFPQLLAGKAAPAGRTIWELSRFAIEAGGDQSFGFADVTMHAIHALVTFADRMGITRYVTVTTTPIERLLRRTGIELARLGPPMRIGTENAIALDIAVSPQTRVALFGPMAAAA
- a CDS encoding dihydrodipicolinate synthase family protein, which produces MNVSPIVESEFAATVMAVPPLARRSDYTLDEAQNLKLIRHIEAGGVRTLLYGGNANLYHVPVSEYRELLDMLATSAGDATRVIPAIGPDYGKMLDQARILSQTPYRTAMVLPLGGFTTPEGVETGLARIADIAGIPLTLYVKSEDYVDVDTLARLVDRGTLIAVKYAIVRDDPADDPWLRRLLQSVNRAKVISGMGERPALVHVRDFGLASWTTGSGCIAPRAVMALLRAAQQNGLGEAAGIYDAFMPLETLRDEISLIRVLHDAVTFSGIADMGAMLPLLSSTPASDHANIQAAAQALLAFEQEQGWMHPGQSRAC
- a CDS encoding extracellular solute-binding protein, which codes for MGVATQVPAARAADAVTLNIVDVAGDLQLTQKGFEAFKAKYPNMVSNITYTNAPAPQLPGKIKAMQAAGRSDIDLVLTGTDALAAGIEQNLWLKLLPDQASAFPGVLDRYAPGPRKMQDLAQGFGLEVAYMPAGPLIEYNPAKVSNPPKTPDQLLRWCKAHPDRLIYARPANSGPGRTFLMGLPYVLGDKDPMDPIHGWDKTWAFLKQLNDCIPYYPGGTSAVMKELGEGTRDMTVTVTGWDINPRALGIVPADYRVQSFDNMTWVNDAHYMVIPKGVPKEKLDVLFKLMNFMLEPAQQALTWDDGYFYPGPAVKGVTLEQAPAHSQDVLKKYGRPEYPKLIAERPYALPLSAQAMVAAFQKWDREIGAQKTK